One Tachyglossus aculeatus isolate mTacAcu1 chromosome 18, mTacAcu1.pri, whole genome shotgun sequence DNA segment encodes these proteins:
- the LOC119940064 gene encoding olfactory receptor 4P4-like produces the protein MENRNNVTEFVLLGLSSDRNLQIFCSGLFLSCYFAILLGNFIILITVRSSSLIKQPMYFFLCQLSLMDLSYTSTVTPKLVRDLLTGKKTISFGHCMMQLFTMHLFGGVEILILVGMAYDRYVAICKPLRYVVIMNKQRCAIVVAVCWGGGFLHSIVQWLLIIFLPFCGPNKIDHYFCDVYPLLELACTDTDLIGFLILADSGTISLFSFTVVVFSYGTILASLRIRSLEGRRKALSTCASHITVVALFFLPCAFIYLRPAQTFPEDKVFALFYTIISPMFNPLIYTLRNKEMKTAMRQVWCWKPHLERKSAR, from the coding sequence atggaaaataggaataacgtcacagaatttgttcttttaggtctgtctagtgatagaaatttgcagatattctgctctGGGCTGTTCCTCTCGTGTTATTTTGCAATCCTTTTAGGGaatttcatcatcctcatcactgtcagaagtagttccctcatcaaacagcccatgtatttcttcctctgccagttgtccctcatggacctcagCTACACTTCCACAGTGACTCCCAAATTGGTCAGAGATTTGCTGACTGGGAAGAAAACCATTTCTTTCGGTCACTGCATGATGCAACTCTTCaccatgcacttatttggtggggtTGAGATCTTGATCCTTGTAGGGATGGCCTACGATCGCTATGTTGCAATCTGCAAACCCTTGCGCTATGtggtcatcatgaacaagcagcggtgtgccatagtggttgcagtgtgctggggaggaggatttctccattccatcgtCCAGTGGCTCCTTATTAtatttttgcccttctgtggtcccaataagattgatcactatttctgcgatgtttaccctctcctggaactaGCCTGCACAGATACTGACCTGATAGGATTTTTAATTCTGGCCGATTCAGGGACAATTTCATTGTTCTCATTTACAGTAGTAGTCTTCTCTTATggcaccattttagccagtctgaggatCCGCTCTTTGGAAGGACgtcgcaaagccctctccacctgcgcttcccacatcactgtggtggcattgtttttcttgccctgtgCCTTTATTTACCTTCGGCCAGCCCAgaccttccccgaggataaggtgtttgctctcttttacaccatcatctcccccatgttcaaccccctcatctatacgctgaggaacaaagaaatgaaaacggccatgagacaagtgtggtgttggaagccgcATTTGGAAAGAAAATCAGCCAGGTGA